In Methanomicrobium antiquum, one DNA window encodes the following:
- a CDS encoding KamA family radical SAM protein, with translation MNDNYRKKGPKILTRTAEITSLPENEIEGVRKTEQQFSFRSNEYYLSLIDWSDENDPIRRIIIPSVDELDERGEFDPSAESANIVVKGIQHKYSPTALMIVSEVCGGVCRYCFRKRIFLDTESEIVEDNHEALDYIRNNPQISNVLLTGGDPLMLKTKQLEHIIEQLREIEHVKIIRIGTRMPAFNPYRILNDPSFIDMIRKYSTKDKRIYMMTHFSHVNELTDVALDAVSELISAGAVFSNQTPILRGVNDNPESLAKLLNKLAEAGVTPYYVFQCRPTKGNFKFSVPVEEALSIIEEAKMHCSGLAKRVRYIMSHKTGKIEILGKDEKFTYMKYHQAADINDYKKFMVFNKNPKAQWLEDYKEPASVSKMI, from the coding sequence TGAGGGGGTCAGAAAAACCGAACAGCAATTTTCTTTTCGCTCAAACGAGTATTATCTCTCACTTATTGACTGGAGTGATGAAAATGATCCAATCCGCCGGATTATAATTCCGTCAGTCGACGAGCTTGACGAAAGAGGAGAATTTGATCCCTCAGCAGAATCTGCAAACATCGTTGTAAAAGGCATACAGCACAAATACAGCCCTACGGCACTTATGATTGTAAGTGAAGTCTGCGGGGGTGTCTGCCGGTACTGCTTTAGAAAGAGAATATTCCTTGATACTGAATCAGAAATAGTAGAGGACAACCACGAAGCCCTGGATTATATAAGAAACAATCCTCAGATATCCAATGTCTTATTAACAGGCGGCGATCCACTGATGCTTAAAACAAAACAGCTTGAGCATATAATTGAGCAGTTAAGAGAGATTGAGCATGTAAAAATTATAAGGATTGGAACCAGAATGCCGGCTTTTAACCCTTACCGTATCCTAAATGATCCGTCTTTTATTGATATGATTAGAAAATACAGCACAAAGGATAAACGGATTTACATGATGACCCATTTCTCTCATGTAAATGAGTTAACAGATGTGGCGCTTGATGCCGTATCAGAACTTATCAGTGCAGGTGCAGTTTTTTCAAACCAGACTCCGATTTTAAGAGGAGTAAATGACAATCCTGAATCATTGGCAAAGCTCTTAAACAAACTGGCCGAAGCCGGAGTTACTCCGTATTATGTGTTCCAGTGCAGGCCGACAAAGGGTAATTTCAAATTTTCTGTCCCGGTTGAAGAGGCGCTTTCGATAATAGAAGAGGCAAAGATGCACTGTTCCGGACTTGCAAAGAGAGTCAGATACATAATGTCTCATAAAACCGGAAAGATTGAGATTCTTGGAAAGGATGAGAAATTCACATACATGAAGTATCACCAGGCGGCAGATATCAACGATTATAAAAAATTCATGGTCTTTAATAAAAATCCAAAAGCACAGTGGCTTGAGGACTACAAAGAGCCTGCAAGTGTATCTAAGATGATTTGA
- a CDS encoding COG1361 S-layer family protein, translated as MKLNLRHIFIMLIIIVSAVQVVSAEDDTSSSSTTSGTAYSYISVTSVEQDPEVLMYGDTGTITVTIKNTGSESVSIKRAELYTKDLNVLNDDAYDTVGYIGAGNEMQFTFTVKATSPDGIYYPRFYLDFTGSNSLSYSIPVKIGSTGLSISLTDAPEYYQEGKSDKITLTIGNPRENGVSGVSVCVKGDGITSTQSSHFIGSLDADSSSVVSFDVTPNTETDMIFEVTYYNGMNTHTSELSVPVVFGEDKKSANPVLNNVEITSSGSYQTISGDITNAGLEDAKSVVVTVKSPATAVDPYKSYVIGALEADDFSSFDVTFTSISGEIPILISYKDVDGNTYEKTVTVSSDSQSSKISGSSGSFEASGQNNARSGGGSGGMPGMGNMGSGLNSIPVFEILVVIIAGTGLFFAIRKGLFKKAVDLGREKSGMLKKR; from the coding sequence ATGAAGCTAAATTTAAGGCATATATTTATCATGCTGATAATTATTGTATCAGCAGTACAGGTAGTGTCTGCAGAAGATGATACATCATCTTCCAGTACAACGTCAGGAACAGCATATTCATACATATCAGTAACATCGGTAGAACAAGACCCGGAAGTCTTAATGTACGGTGATACAGGAACTATCACAGTTACCATAAAAAACACCGGTAGTGAGAGTGTTTCGATAAAAAGAGCCGAACTATACACAAAAGATTTGAATGTCCTAAATGATGATGCATATGATACAGTCGGATATATCGGCGCCGGAAACGAGATGCAGTTCACCTTTACTGTAAAAGCAACCTCGCCGGACGGGATATATTACCCAAGATTTTATCTGGATTTTACAGGCTCAAACAGCTTAAGCTACAGCATTCCTGTAAAGATTGGCAGTACAGGACTTTCAATATCCCTAACAGACGCTCCTGAATACTATCAGGAAGGAAAAAGTGACAAAATAACTCTGACTATTGGAAATCCAAGGGAAAACGGGGTTTCCGGCGTTAGCGTATGTGTTAAGGGAGATGGGATAACATCGACACAATCAAGCCATTTCATAGGTTCTCTTGATGCAGACTCTTCATCAGTTGTATCATTTGATGTAACACCGAACACTGAGACAGATATGATTTTTGAGGTTACTTACTACAATGGAATGAACACCCACACTTCAGAATTATCTGTTCCGGTAGTATTTGGAGAAGATAAAAAAAGTGCAAATCCTGTATTAAACAACGTTGAAATCACAAGTTCCGGTTCTTACCAGACAATATCCGGAGATATAACAAATGCCGGTCTTGAAGATGCAAAATCTGTTGTAGTAACTGTCAAAAGTCCGGCAACAGCGGTTGATCCATATAAATCCTACGTAATCGGAGCACTGGAGGCAGATGACTTTTCAAGCTTTGATGTTACATTTACATCGATATCCGGTGAAATTCCAATCTTAATTTCCTATAAGGATGTGGACGGAAACACATATGAAAAAACAGTAACTGTCAGTTCTGACTCACAATCATCCAAAATATCGGGATCATCCGGCTCTTTTGAAGCATCAGGCCAGAATAACGCCCGGTCAGGCGGCGGATCGGGCGGAATGCCGGGAATGGGAAACATGGGAAGCGGACTTAATTCAATTCCGGTTTTTGAAATTCTGGTTGTCATAATTGCCGGAACAGGTCTTTTCTTCGCAATTAGAAAGGGACTATTTAAAAAAGCTGTTGATTTAGGCAGAGAAAAGTCAGGTATGCTAAAAAAGCGCTGA
- a CDS encoding ABC transporter ATP-binding protein, with product MSENPVIALENVTKIYSLPTDDVIALDNVSLEIFEGEFVAIMGPSGSGKSTLLNQVGCLDVPTSGNLYIDGKDVKTLNDDELTDLRRDKIGYIFQKFNLIPLLDLKENVEYPLILKNKKRDDTGYPQKLLEMVGLDSTRMFHRPNEISGGQQQRVAIARALVNSPKILLCDEPTGNLDSKTSVQIMEMLAELNRQGRTIVMVTHDDDTAKYAHRRIIFADGRIVG from the coding sequence ATGTCAGAAAATCCGGTAATAGCGCTTGAAAATGTGACAAAAATATACTCCCTTCCAACCGACGATGTAATTGCGCTTGACAACGTCTCCTTAGAAATTTTTGAAGGGGAGTTTGTCGCAATTATGGGTCCTTCAGGCTCAGGCAAATCGACTCTTTTAAATCAGGTCGGATGCCTTGATGTTCCAACATCCGGAAATCTCTACATCGATGGAAAAGATGTAAAGACTTTAAACGATGATGAACTCACTGATCTTCGAAGGGACAAAATTGGATACATTTTCCAGAAATTCAACTTAATTCCTCTTCTTGACTTAAAAGAGAACGTGGAATATCCGCTTATACTAAAAAACAAAAAAAGAGACGACACCGGATATCCGCAAAAGCTCCTCGAGATGGTCGGACTTGACAGCACGAGGATGTTTCACAGACCAAATGAGATATCGGGCGGACAACAGCAGAGAGTTGCTATTGCACGTGCTTTGGTAAACAGTCCAAAAATTCTGCTCTGTGATGAACCAACCGGAAACCTGGATTCAAAGACAAGTGTCCAGATTATGGAGATGCTTGCTGAGCTGAACCGTCAGGGAAGAACAATAGTCATGGTAACGCATGATGATGATACAGCAAAATACGCACACAGAAGAATTATTTTTGCTGACGGGAGGATAGTCGGATGA
- a CDS encoding ABC transporter permease, whose translation MILDDIFFELSVRNVRLHFVRSVLAAIGIVIGVVAITSIGILGANMTLSITDELSKSGNIIMVSPGGGGGGMFGGGGDDEDEYITKKQLQKIEKAVSGGNATNTVIAMYSESDTITIGSKEGRSTIYGVDMAQVMDIVDVEDGSFPTTTSGVVVGPSLAERYDLKVGSRIKIGDEDESQTTVRVTGILEERGMSMDLNSDNAIVATEKWYTSFYGGEYEYDQVNIIVGDIDEIDILEDAIDHSVNYRVDEEDELRIQDSGSMVDTISSTINTIVMFMMAIGAISLVVAAVSIFNVMLMSVTERIKEIGILRSIGTRRSEIRRMFLYESAILGIIGSGIGAVLSFIGGYSLTYIMLGTTQYFFYPSSIMYVPIGMMIGVIICVISGVYPAWSAANMDPIDALRAD comes from the coding sequence ATGATTTTGGATGATATCTTCTTTGAACTCTCTGTCAGAAACGTAAGGCTTCACTTTGTCCGTTCTGTTCTGGCCGCAATTGGAATAGTAATTGGTGTTGTTGCGATTACATCAATCGGAATTCTTGGTGCAAACATGACACTTTCAATTACAGATGAGCTTTCAAAGTCAGGAAACATCATTATGGTATCCCCCGGAGGCGGCGGAGGCGGGATGTTTGGAGGCGGAGGTGATGATGAAGATGAGTATATCACCAAAAAACAGCTTCAAAAAATTGAAAAGGCAGTTTCTGGCGGAAACGCCACCAATACAGTGATTGCAATGTATTCAGAGTCTGATACAATCACAATAGGTTCAAAAGAAGGCCGTTCAACAATATATGGCGTTGATATGGCTCAGGTCATGGATATTGTCGATGTAGAAGATGGAAGTTTTCCGACAACCACAAGCGGTGTCGTTGTAGGGCCCTCACTTGCAGAAAGATATGATTTAAAAGTCGGAAGCAGGATTAAAATCGGTGATGAGGACGAAAGCCAGACCACAGTCCGTGTGACAGGAATTTTAGAAGAGAGGGGAATGTCAATGGATTTGAATTCCGATAATGCAATTGTTGCAACGGAAAAGTGGTATACTTCCTTTTACGGCGGCGAATATGAGTATGATCAGGTAAATATTATCGTCGGAGACATTGATGAGATAGATATTTTAGAAGATGCAATTGACCATTCAGTCAATTACAGGGTTGATGAGGAGGATGAGTTAAGAATCCAGGATTCAGGCTCTATGGTTGATACAATATCATCGACAATCAATACAATTGTAATGTTTATGATGGCAATAGGAGCAATATCACTTGTTGTTGCGGCAGTTTCAATCTTTAATGTGATGCTTATGTCAGTTACTGAAAGAATAAAAGAGATTGGAATTTTACGAAGCATTGGAACAAGGCGTTCTGAAATAAGGCGTATGTTTTTGTATGAATCAGCAATACTTGGAATAATTGGTTCAGGTATAGGGGCGGTTTTAAGCTTTATCGGCGGATATTCACTGACCTATATAATGCTTGGAACGACTCAGTATTTCTTCTACCCTTCAAGTATTATGTACGTCCCGATTGGAATGATGATAGGAGTTATTATCTGTGTTATATCAGGTGTATATCCGGCATGGAGCGCCGCAAATATGGATCCGATTGATGCTTTAAGAGCTGACTGA